A stretch of DNA from Brachyspira pilosicoli:
TCATCACAGTATTTTCGCTGTGTGCATTAATTTTATTTTTGGCAATAGACATCATAACAGGATTTGGCTTACCAACTATATACGGCTTTTTTCCAGTGGCAGTTTCTATAGCAGCAAGTATTGGTCCAACTGCTGGTATAAGTTCGCCGTCTGGAGCAGGGTCCGTTATATCTGGATTACAGCCTATAAACCTTGCACCTTTATTTATAAGTGAAACAGCTTTTTTAAGCATATCATAATTAAAAGCACTTGTCTTACCAACTACAACATAATCAGGATTAACATCATTTATACTATAGCCTATATTATAAAGCTCGCTTACTAATCCGCCTGTACCTATAACATAAGCGCTTCCATTTTCTTGTTGGGTCTTTATAAACTTTGCTGTTGCCTGCGCAGCCGTAAAAAAATGTTTCTCCTCCAAACCGTCTATACCAAGAGATTCTAATTTTCTTTTTAAATCAATTGGTGTCTGCTCTGCATTATTTGTTAGAAATAAAAAAGATACATTTTTCTCTAAAAGCATATTAATAAAATCTTTAGCACCATCTATTAAATTATTTCCTCTGTATATTACTCCATCCATATCTGATATTATACTAACCATATTATTTTCACCTCTTTATCTATGCAAATATTATTTTTTATATAAGGTTTTTCCTTCTTTTATTGTCTCTAAAACTTCTATATTGTTAATTTCTTTTGCATCTATTTTTAATGGGTCATCAGAAAGTATTACTAAATCTGCCAATTTCCCCTCTTTCAAACTTCCCTTTATATCCTCTTCTCCATTTTGATAAGCAGCATTTATTGTAATAGCTTTAAAAGCATTTAGAGCATCTATCTTTTGATTTTCTCCAAGTAATACTCCATCTTTTGTAGTTCTATTTAAAGCACAGCTTATAGTCTCTATCATATTAGGTTTTATAACAGGTGTATCTTGATGATATGTAAAAGGCAAGTTATTATCTAATGCAGTTTTGCTTACACTTATTTGAGAAGCTCTCTCCATTCCCAAATTTGCTATATGAGTGTCTCCCCAATAATATATATGAGCCACAAATAAAGAAGGTATTATATTAAACTCACTCATTCTTTTATATTCATTCTCTTTTACTATTTGACTATGAACCAACACAGCCCTATAATTGTTTGTAGTGCCTCTCTCAGTCATAACTTCTGATATTGCATCAACATATTGTTCAGCAGCAGCATCTCCATTACAATGAGCCTGTAATTGCATTTTATCATCAAAAGATTTTCTTACATATTCCTTTACAGTGTTATAATCATGTATAGGATATCCTCTATAGCCTTTCTCCCCTGTTATATAAGGCTCTTTTAACCAAGCAGTTTTAGCCTGAGGCGAACCATCTAAAAATATTTTGTAGCCTGATATTTTAAATCTATTGCTATACTTACCAATTAAATCTTTATGTTCATCAAAAATATTAGGAGCATTCTTTAAATCTATAAAACCTATTATATCTATTTTAAATCTATTATTTGTTATCATATTCTCTATTAAAGGCAAATCACCATTTACTATTAAAGAGTTTTGAGCAGTTGTAATACCATAACTTAAATAAACATCTTCTGCCTGATTAACAAAGTTCATCATGTCTTCATCAGTAACTTTAAAATCAACCTCTCTTGCATATTTCATAAAAGCAGCCTCTTCCATATAACCAGTAGGCTTTCTGCTATTAGGATATCTTTCTATAACTCCGCCTTCTATATCTGGAGTATTTTCATCTACACCAAAATATTCTAATGCTTTAGAGTTCATGCTTCCAACATGTCCAGATGCATGCGTAATAAATATAGCTAAGTTTGTAGAAACTTTATCTAAATCATCTCTTGTAGGATTTTTTTTGCCTGGAAGCAAATTATTATCATAACCAAAACCTATAACCCAAGCACCGTTTGTAAGCTTATTATTTTTTATATAGTCTTCTAATCTTGAATCAATCTCTGCTATGTTTGTACAGCCTGATAAATCTACAGTTGTGAGGGCTTGAGCAAAACTTATTATATGGCTATGCGGGTCTATAAAGGCAGGCATTAAAGTTTTACCTTTTAAGTCTATTACTGATTTATTTTTAATTAAATTATTTGCTTCTTCATCAGTGTATACTACTTTTGTGATTACTCCGTTGCTTACTTCTAAAGCCTTAGCATATAGAGTCTCTTCTGTGTTTCCTTCCATAGTGATAATATTACCGTTATAATACACTTGTAAATTATTATCTTTTTTATTTGCACAAGAAACACAAATAAACAAAATAAACAAAACTTGTAAATATAATAATTTCTTCATAATATTCCTCATTATTATTTATTGATAACAAAATTATATATTATAAAGTAAAAATTACATAACACTTTTTATTTTGTTAAATATCTAAAAACTATATTTTGTACATTTTTATTAGTATATTATCAACTTTTTCCCGCCTTCGTACCACAGGCACTTCCTACGGTCGCGGTGCGGACTTCGTCAAAGTTGCAAAAAGTGCAAATGTTTTAATTTTATATATTATAAATATCTATAATAATGTAAAAGAGTATTTCTATTTTTAACTAAAAAATACAGTTCTTTTGGTTCTTTTATACCAATACCGAAAGGTACCTACTTGGTAAAAGAACTGGGGGCGTGTACCCCTATGGGCACGCTTCGCAGGAGGCAAAGCCACCACAAATAAAAACTTAAAAAAGATTTTTAACATACATTAATTTTTTTATACTATAAAAATTATATTGTTCTTTTTCCCGCCGCACACGGTGTGGACTTCGTCAAAGAACCTTATATCACTTCGGATACGCTTCGCGAAAGTGCAAATAAA
This window harbors:
- a CDS encoding HAD-IIA family hydrolase; translated protein: MVSIISDMDGVIYRGNNLIDGAKDFINMLLEKNVSFLFLTNNAEQTPIDLKRKLESLGIDGLEEKHFFTAAQATAKFIKTQQENGSAYVIGTGGLVSELYNIGYSINDVNPDYVVVGKTSAFNYDMLKKAVSLINKGARFIGCNPDITDPAPDGELIPAVGPILAAIETATGKKPYIVGKPNPVMMSIAKNKINAHSENTVMIGDRMDTDILGGLGAGMRTCLVLSGVTKIDMLKEFPYKPNYVFNSVAEIDVDKL
- a CDS encoding amidohydrolase, with the translated sequence MKKLLYLQVLFILFICVSCANKKDNNLQVYYNGNIITMEGNTEETLYAKALEVSNGVITKVVYTDEEANNLIKNKSVIDLKGKTLMPAFIDPHSHIISFAQALTTVDLSGCTNIAEIDSRLEDYIKNNKLTNGAWVIGFGYDNNLLPGKKNPTRDDLDKVSTNLAIFITHASGHVGSMNSKALEYFGVDENTPDIEGGVIERYPNSRKPTGYMEEAAFMKYAREVDFKVTDEDMMNFVNQAEDVYLSYGITTAQNSLIVNGDLPLIENMITNNRFKIDIIGFIDLKNAPNIFDEHKDLIGKYSNRFKISGYKIFLDGSPQAKTAWLKEPYITGEKGYRGYPIHDYNTVKEYVRKSFDDKMQLQAHCNGDAAAEQYVDAISEVMTERGTTNNYRAVLVHSQIVKENEYKRMSEFNIIPSLFVAHIYYWGDTHIANLGMERASQISVSKTALDNNLPFTYHQDTPVIKPNMIETISCALNRTTKDGVLLGENQKIDALNAFKAITINAAYQNGEEDIKGSLKEGKLADLVILSDDPLKIDAKEINNIEVLETIKEGKTLYKK